The Brachyhypopomus gauderio isolate BG-103 chromosome 1, BGAUD_0.2, whole genome shotgun sequence genome includes the window aaaaggtgcgagcaacaaagagccaaaacaggagctGCAACTGTTACGTTttcttaacgttagttaattattgttaatgtgttacttcatgtgttgttcatgttaactaatgcattacttcacgttagtaagtcaacacttaatgtaaagtgttacccaaTTGGCAATATACAGATGCAATGACACAGCAGCACAAGAAACGTGGTTGCATGTACACTCACACTGAAGAGGACGATGAGTCTGCCTTTCTCAAACGGCCGACGGTACGTGGGCATTCCCTCGTTCAGCACGCACTTCTTATCGCCGGGTCTGATCAGCTCGCCTGATCGAGAGACATGCGACATCGGCGGGCGTGAGCAACAACACCCCTTTGTCCTCATGCTTCTTAGGCACAGCGGTCACTGCTATCTGGTTCAAACTGTCTTTCTATGAATGAGGCTTCTGTGAATGGGTGTAAGGAGTGAGCGCTGTAATGCACCAGTATCGGTGTGTACCTGGATGAGACGTGATGAGGAGTGTTCTGCCGTCCAGGGTTTTGATGGGTTTCTGGAAACCACACAATGACTCGACAAGCTGAAGATCCATGGTCATGTATAGGTCTCCTGTTTGCCTGCATGAAATGCACAAGTTGATTGTTACTACACATATGAAATGTTGCTCTTGTGtgaagaaaatgaaaatgaacacCTGAATACCATCCCTCAGAAAGGTTTAGTAGGAACTGTCATATACCACATGTGTATTTTAACCTCAGACTGACCTCGTGAACACGGAATGTTCCCTCTGGTCTAAGACGATAATAATGTCTCCTGGTTCAAGGCCAGGTTCTTGGTCTCCTTCTCCATGGAAAACGATCTTCTGTCCATCTTTCATCCCTGTCAAACAAGCATCTTCCTGGTTaacaaaaaacattattttgatgTATTTAAGACCATGTCCTCACTAACCGCAATCTTGGTACTTAAATATCCATGTATAGCCTAtttcaggggtgctcattacgtcgatcgcgatcgaccggtagatcgcgaaggaagtgtcggtcgatcgcgaaggaatgtgcgtagatcgcgtcacataaaatagtagtagatgaatcgcacatctgcactgacggttgtattttgattgacattcacggtagccaatctgcaatccactcaacaaattacgttcgccacaccccccccccccccccccccgctcaacatattacgttcgcaccccccccccccccccccccgctaaacaaattacgttcgccgccaccccggtagatctttctgacttggtcatcttataagtagctcgcaagctgaaaactgtgggcacccctggcctATTTGGAAATGATGCCACTTAAATCTACGTAGAATCGTAAGGTCAATAAGAGCCGACTCGTCCGCTGTCTGCTGTCCCGACCCCCAGTTCTGCTGACCTTTATCGATGTGCACTTCCAGGATCTTCTTCTGCCGCAGGATCTTGCGTCCTGAGCAGGCCTTGCAGCGGTCGCGGGGGTGGAGCCGCTGGCCCTGACCCTGGCAGCCTCCACAGATGGTGGAGATCTGCTGCACCATGCCCAGGGCCAGCTGGTGCAGCCGCACTTGGACGCCCGAGCCCCGGCACGACGGACACACCTCTACTGCCCCTTTACGCCCACCGCGTCCtgggggtggagaaggaggtggaggggtaggAGTGTGCAAGACCTGCATTATGCATTTGCTAAAAAGGACACGCCGCACATGACAATGAAGTCCTACCAATCAGCCAGGTCTAGCTTTACTGATGGCAACTTCCTGGCTTTAAAAAAAGGCTAGGAGAAACCGTATAGTGAGTGAAACTGCAGTGTTCCCTAGCTGTCTCGTCTCCCTCCCACTAAAAgatatttttacttattttttctCTTACCTTCACACCTCCCACATATAACATTTTTCTGAACAGATAGTTTCCTTGTGGCTCCGTTGTAAAGGTCTTCCAAAGACACCGTCAGCTGATGCACCACATTCTTCCctgtgaaaacaaaacaaccacATATTATTGCTGGGTGACTGGGTTAATCACTAGGGCACTGAATTGTGACCAAGATGTGGTGatgataatatataataataaagcTACAGATCTCAGACACTGTGGTCATCACTACTGCTGCAAATATGTTACACAAAAAAACAAGTCAAGCTCTTTGGTCCTAAAGAACTCTGAACACCATAACCGAATACAATACTACAGATACCGTGGAGGCCAAATTCAAGTCGCCACCCAAAACTTTGATGACACAAAGCCCTTTAAAATCACACATGCTCTTCCACTGTGGCATCCTTAGTTTGTCACATAAACTTCTGCAGTGTTTGTATGATATACACATCTAAATTAAGTGtagttgaccccccccccccccccccacaagcTTGCTGTAGAAAGTCACgtacctctcctctctctgtgcatGCGACCCCCTCCTCCGAAGAACATATCAAAAATGTCCATAGGGGAGCTGaagccacacccaccacctccaTTCCCACCTTCCTTAATGGCCTTTTCTCCTCCTCGATCATACACCTCCCTCTTTTGGGCGTCGGATAGCACCTCGTAGGCTTGAGAGATCTGTTTAAACTGCAGGCACGGGAATAGGCGCGTGCCCGAATCAGCTACAACATGACAGCAATTACCATCACGTGAGTGACCTCTGACACCATCTGCTACGCCGTACAATCCTCTTATCACATATCAGCTCATGGCAAAAGCAATGAAAACCTCACACGAAAACGTCCTGAGGACACATCCAAGATAACCAGCCACTTACCTTCTCCCCCTCGGTGGGATTTTTGTCCGGGTGGTATTTCAGTGCCAGTTTGCGATAGGCTTTCTTCAACTCGTCAGGGCTAGCGCTAGGCTTTACGCCCAGTAAATCGTAAAACCCAGTCTCTTTCACCATGGTGGCTAGCCAGCAGATTAAactgtgaaaaataaaaacaaacaaacaaacaaactactGATAGGACACCAATTCGACTTTTGTAGCGCCTTGACAAACATTTGTAGCCAACGACTGACATTTATAACAACTAAGCTATCTATCTAGCTTGCTAAAATACTACACATATGCAATAAAAACTTATACATAGCCACCAAGCGTACGTAGTTAGCCGAAgagaaaaattaaatgttgactTGTAAAAATTGAGGTTTGGATATCTGTTTAACTAGATTCAAGTCCGGGAAAAGGTTAGCTGACTCTAGCTAGCATAGCTAGGTCACCTGCGTAAGTAGCTAGCTAGCGTACGTCGGCTAGTTGTATAAATAATCTGATTTCTAGCATCTTAACGACACACCCTAGTATAGTCAGCAAAACCCATGTTGTATTCGTAAACCCCGCCAGAAGATACTTGCTCAGTCACAAAAGCAACGCCTATCAGTTTACTACTAGATAACATTAGCTAGCTCGCCAGCTATTTGAAGCTAACTAGCTATCTAGCTATAGTGCTTAAATACATTACCCAGACAACTTAGCTTGTTAGCGAGCTAGCCAGGTacgctaaaataaaaaaaacgtaGCTAGCAAGGCGCTAACTAGGTAACTAGCTTGTCTACTAACCTACATGGGCTGATCTGGTCATTCTAGTAAAACAATTTTACATATTATAGATGCGACCTAATCAAAGTTTTCCTCTTAGTAAATGTCTTACTGGTTTTACTGTGGAAAACAGCGTTGGCCACTCTCTTCTCATCGAATCGCGGACTCCTGTACAACCGGTGGACGGAGAACTTCTAGAACCTTCCAGCCGAGTCTTCCCGTCCGCGTGAGCAACGAGCGTCTGAATGCGGGAAGATGTTGACTAGCTATACGCATGCGCAGTGGGAAATGAAAGCACCTGATACACTTTTCTGTGAAATAGTACTGTATTATTGTACTGTACTAGAACTAGTAATGTGTCGCTAGTGGCACTGCCAGTGTGGTCGTCTAGTGTTTTCTCCCCGAAAATAAAGGATATTTATGTTGAAATCTAGTCTCCATTAATAATGTTATGCTTCAACACAGCCTGTTGGGTTAGACTATGTTATTCAGCATAACATTTGTAAAGTAATGACGGATAACCTACATAGCTAGGGCAGCAGTGAAATTAGGAAGCTAAAAAAATACTGATATACACTCTCGGAACTTTAGCACCACATGGGTATGTACGCATGTTTAAATTAATAGGATTCTAAAATATAATGTGGACAGGTTTATAAAGACGTGCAGCTGCTTCTGCATAATGGGCTTTAACTAAAACGCAATGGCGGTACCGGAGTTGAACGACGTTAAACGCTCTAAAATAACACAAAAGTCCGACTccggtgggactcgaacccacaacctttgaatcaCTTCTTATGTGCTTaactagaagtccaatgcgctatccattgcgccacggaGCCACCTGTTGATCGCTTTAGGAATGTCTCATTTGAAACAGTCATTTTATAGTTTACGCGGTATTGTGTTTACATTTGTTTATATATGTTTTCTCGAATGCTCAAAGCCCATTTACGACATCTTCTGGTATTTCAAATTCAAACGCACGCAACTCTTAAATTTTATCTACTggaattaataataaaaaagcatTATTTCACGTTTTACATTAATATGATAATTATGATATTGATTATCATAAAATTGATAATCAATGCCTTGTACAGGCAAACTAGGAGCTGCAAACAAGAAAGCAACTTCAATATCGTTTTGACATCAGTTTaatagctaacgttagctagcaaACCTTCCTACGCTGCTGCTTGCATTCACAGGACTGTTATTTAGGCGTGTGACTTTTGGTACTAGTTTCTGTATTACATTATAGATAAATATAATAACCTGGACTTTCATCAACATTAAAACTATTTTTATCATCATTACAAAACGTTCTTATCGCAAACGTATTTAATTTTTCCATTGAAGTGCACAATTTGAAATTTACTAATTGAGTGAAATCCAGAGCccggatagctcagtcggtagagcatcagacttttaatctgagggtccagggttcaagtccctgttcggGCGAATTGTTTTTTAGTCACACAGGTATGTGCGTTACAGTCGGCCCATACTACCTCTCCGCCAAAACAAATAACGTCCTATGGTTGTGACTATGGTAGTTATTCTGAATTGCATAACTAGCTCTACAACCTAaactaattaaataaatgtaaacgtgccatattttgtcgattgtgatttttacaccccaatcgaaatttgtcctccgcttttaacccatcggtgcagtcagaacacacacactagtgattactaaggggctgtggatcacacgtgcccagagcggtgggcagccctagcccggtgcctgaggagcagttggggttaggtgccttgctcaagggcacctcggtcatggccttaggtctgggaatcaaacccacaaccctccagtcacaaaaCCAGTGCCCTAaacgccaggccatgactgccctaataaaatttaaaaatgtaCCCATTTAATCAGCTTTTTTATCCACAATTAATTTTAGAATTTGTTACTGTGGAATGAATGTTCAGAACTTGTAGTCCATTGAAGATGTGAAATTACTATTGGAGTGAGAAGACGTTTTTCTGAGTTAACTAACATGTCAGGAATTACGTGTAGAGCGACAGTGCACCTCTGGTTCATTTTGATGCTTATATATGCTTTGCTGGACTACACTAtatagtggggaaaataagtatttagtcagtcaccaattgtgcaagttctcccacttaaaaagatgagaggcctgtaattgacatcataggtagacctcaactatgagagacaaaatgtgaaaaaataaattgagaaaatcattttgtctgacttttaaagaatttatttgcaaataatggtggaaaataagtatttggtcaataacaaaagttcatctcaatactttgttgtatatcctctgttggcaatgacagaggtcaaacgttttctgtaagtcttcacaaggttggcacacagcactgttgctggtatgttggcccattcctccatgcagatctcctctagagcagtgatgttttggggctgtcggcgggcaacacggacttttaactccctccaaaggttttcgatggggttgagatcgggagactggctaggccactccaggactttgaaatgtttcttacaaagccactcctttgttgccctggcagtgtgcttgggatcattgtcatgctgaaagacccagccacgtttcatcttcattgcccttgctgatggaaggaggtttgcacccaaaatctcacaatacatggccccattcattctttcatgtacacggaccactcgtcctggtccctttgcagagaaacagccccaaagcatgatgttgccaccccccatgcttcacagttggtatggtgttctttggatgcaactcagcattcactgtcctccaaacacgacgagttgtgtttttaccaaatagttctactttagtttcatctgaccatatgacattctcccaatactcttctggaacatccaaatgctctctagcaaacttcagacgtgcctggatatggactggcttaagcagggggacacgtctggcactgcaagatctgagtccctggcgtcgtagtgtgttgctgatggtagcctttgtaacgttggtcccagctttctgcaggtcattcactagatccccccttgtggttctgggatttttcctcaccgttcttgtgatcattttgaccccacgggctgagatcttgcgtggagccccagatcaagggagattagtagtggtcttgtaggtcttccattttctgattattgctcccacagtagatttcttcacaccaagctgcttgcctattgcagattcagtcttcccagcctggtgcaggtctacaattcggtttctggtgtcctctgacagctctttcgtcttaaccatagtggagtttggagtgtgactgtttgaggttgtgggcaggtgtcttttatactgttaacgacttcaaacaggtgccattaatacaggtaatgagtgggggaaagaggagcctcttaaaaaagaagttacaggtctgtgacagccagaaatcttgcttgtttgtaggtgaccaaatacttattttccaccattatttgcaaataaattctttaaaagtcagacaaaatgattttctcaattttttttcacattttgtctctcatagttgaggtctacctatgatgtcaattacaggcctctctcatctttttaagtgggagaacttgcacaattggtgactgactaaatacttattttccccactgtatgaccACCATCACACAACATGATCACTATAACACATCATTATACCACTATACCATGCACTATACCATGCACTATGTGCATGGCAACCATCAGAGGTCCCAACATAGTTGCATCCCATTGTCCTTATCACTGGTCTACCAGATAAGAAACAGCAAAATACCACATTAGTATTTCGGTTTTATACAATAGAAATACTTTTAATTTCATGTTTATCACAGGCATCAGTGTTAACAAGATCATTAAAAATGCAGATTAACTTTCTCAGTTTCAACCACAATCTAacactctctctaacacacacacacacacacacacacacacacacacacacacacacacacacacacacacacacacacacactcatacctacATAATAACAAGGGGGAAAATAAGAAAGTGACAGTTTTCTGCTGGATTAAAGTCATAGTCGTCATCATCAGCCCTAATTACctctcccacactcacacacacaatctgtgTATACATATATGCATGTACACATCCTCACAAACATTAACAGTCTCTCTTCAACAGCGACTTGATGTGGGAAGTAACTTCTACCTGGACAAGGCAGTGATcctggagagaaagacagaaaagatTGGAAATTAGGATCAGTTATCCACACAAAAACCTAGTTTACAATCCTCACCTCACTGCATTTatccaaacaaacaacaaaaatatttttacaaaTCTAAGAGTATAAAATGGTTGCTAATGTTCtgcaaaaacttttttttttttccagaatcACATTCTCCAACTaggatttctctctctctctctgtacacaTTGCCTCTGGCATATGCAGCATTGCCAGTCATGTACTAAACTGTCTAGAGTGCAGGATCATTCCATATTACCACTCCCAAACCGTGCAACACCTCCTCTCAAAACACCAATGAACTAGGCatgtcgcgataattacattatcgacttatcaTACGATAGTTTTTTAAaccgcgatcatttttgctgatgtcaaTAACTGGCCATTGGGTTTCCCCGCAAATTTGTTTACAAgagaataaaccgcaactacgagagatttcagaaaggcacgtagtgctgctctctcgcaccctcctccccccttaagggaagacgaatctgtgatcagagagggacatctaccggttaggaaatgagtgcagtacacggagAGCGTATGCATCAATAACTGCCTCCACACTAGTGATGGGACTTtctttttagggagccggatgttttggctcagctcctcataaagagtcggctctttcggctcccaaatggctccttatttgagggggcggcgaacgtaatttgttgacggtggggtggcgaatgtactttgttgaccgggggTCTTACCAGGGTCAATTGGGggtcttagaggggaaccagGAACCGGCTcggtcttagaggggaaccagctctcgtcgttcacttaaaagagccggctctttgaaccggttcgttcgcgaccgacacatcactactccacacacaggAGATGTGTTAGCTTGCAAACGTAttcgaggctaataggactcgaaatgatttgaaataattcgcttttttatcacattatttaatggttgtttattatagtgcccgtagcgcgactccgcccacctggtttgaaaagtgctggaatttgttcgtttcacaacaaatatctgtccgactgaacagttctcttgtattatgttactcTTGTAATtacaggacgaaacatgagagaacgtgaagacgttaagattggacgttttttaaataaacaaccaataaataatgtgattaaaagcgaattatttcgaatcatttcgagtatatgtataaatagttaactttattaagtttaacgtgctgggaaatattgaaatggaccttgaaagtgacgtacaagtgatttaattccaccttataaaggtgtatgaaccctgcaaacatgactgttcattgtgctgaggcaCGGTGCGCGCAaaattacaaaattcgagaggacccttgcgccgcgtcaagtataaacctggcttaacttgctatatagccaaagagatgctgccgttaaatacggtcgaaaagaaaacatttataaacatgctgcaaatGTTTGACAAGCAGAATGAACTGCCAAACAAAACCtatctcccaaactgccattccaaccttatataatgaagtgaaagatggcgttctgaaggagattaaagacatctcattttactctgctactacagatatgtggtcaagctcaaatatgaccccatgagcattacaatacattacattactgcaaactggtgtaattgtattattatgctactgtattattattgtggcacaagctcctttggggagcccagaagcaagaaaaaattctataatggaactttaaaatgacaatattatcgtttatcgcaataatttctgggacaatatatcgttctgaaaattttgttatcgtgacaggcctaccAGTGACTGTACTGCCCTGTAGACAAGGCaaggttttgtttttatatgtgCACTGGCAATTCATGTGTTTTACACAAACATAGAATGGCAATCACAGTACAAAGACCTTTTCGTTTAAGATCAACTTGATCTTTTTACACAAGTACCGCAATTACAGTATCAACTGAGCAAGTTATACACCAAATACATCACTCAGTCTGTGATCGCTCTACATTCTATCAAGTGACCTTGGGTTTTAATTACTCGGTAAAGCTGCTGATGGCAGTCCGTCTGTTGCCATCCGTAATGTCCCCATGCTCTAGCCCAACAGCAACTCTGTGGCTGCAAACTGACCCCTGACAAAGGGCTACAGGACGGCCAACATATCGTCCATGACAAGACACAAGCTCTAGATTACAACTGTAAGCCTACGAGGCAGGTGTTTTGGATGAACTGGCTGGTAAGAGCATATCTATATCCGTCAGGTTAAGAGAAAGGCCAtgtccttgtgtgtatgtgctcacTGTAGCTTCTCCTGTAGCAGCTCGAGCCTCTGCCGGTCCACGTAtcgagagaagagggagagcaGGTTGGGAGGagtgaagagaggaggagagagggaggaggacggGACCTTTAACAATTCCCTCGTCACAGAGAACACCAACTCTGTCCtgcagggagggagaaagaagccGGTCACCAACCCCGTCGCTCGCCACAGCCGGGGTCAAAGGGCAGGAGTGTGGCGGGCGCCGGCAAGACGAACGAGCGGGCGCTTACCAGCGGTTGTCGTCCATCAGCTGGCACTTGGGGTCGGAGCTCTGCATCCTCTCCCCCTCGCTCAGGATCAGGTAAAGCAGCGTCACGCCAAACTGAGGGGGCCAGAGTGCAGAACACGCCAGCGTTAGTGCACCAGGCAGCAGCCGCTACGCGCCATTTCTTCTCAAGGACCTCGTTAACCCACGACGGCGGTTACCTTATTCTGCAGGACACGGGGGAACTGGCCCTCGCTGCCCTGAAGCTCTTGCAGCAGATCGGTGAGGGCGGAGCTAGACATGGATTGGATTACTGCTGCGACCGGCTCCACCAACCAGCAAAGGACCTACGTGGGAAGGGGGCGGAGCTTTAAGCACATGTAGCAACTGCCACCAACAGACACCTCCCACAGCCCTCCTGATACAGAACGCCCAGGCTGCGAGTGCCTTGTCTCCAGCTAAGCGCTACCTGATCTTGCTTGTCCTTCTTGGCCAAAGCCGGGAGGTTGCGAGCAATTCCCATGACAACAGCAGCAGCTTGAGGAGGGGGCAGGAACGGGAGGAGCCTAGAGACAAGCCGCTTCCCCTTACGCACCGACATGATCATCAGACACTGCTCATCACTCACTCtgtacacgtacatacacacacaacaacaacaacaacaaaaagaaaactcagGCCTATGAACCCATAGATTAATACTTCTCCATTGCTTTGATTTATTTGATGTCTCCTCACCAGAATGATCTAATCCATCactcccccccaccacacacacaccccagtcccTACCGGTCGTCCCACTCCTTCTCCCGGAGCGAGCTATAGAGCTGCAGCGTGTGCGTCTTGTGCTGCTCCAGTAGAGCTTCTCTCTGCTCCTCGGGCGTCTGCAGAAACTTCTTCTCAAAGTCCTGCACCTCTAGCAGCAGGCTGTACATCTGGAAACGCATTGGTATCAGATCAGTCCATGACTCAACAGCGTGTCAGGGAAACTTGTGCACCACCTCAAAGCAGTGTGTCTCCTGGTGTCTCCCTGctcatacaccccccccccctcaccttctccaCGGTGTGGAGGATTTGTCGTCTCTTGTTCCACACCTGTTTCTCCCTCTTCTCCTGTGCAGATGGATCAAAGCACACGAAGGTCACGTGGGAGGAGAAAAGGGGCCTTATAATATCTGCTCGTGAACCAACACAGCTGATTATAACGAGGCCAAAACAAGACAACTGCACACCTCATCATCAGTGCGAGTGGTAACCACCGCATCGATCATCTTCCTGGGGTTGTTCACACTGGAGACGGTGAGTTTGCCCAGGGAGCCTGCAAACTGGACTGCAAACACAGACAAAGTTCCAAGCCCAGTGAAgatcttcaaacacacacacattaatcacTGAATTTGAAACGGTTCTTTTTCACTTCGTTTACGCCATTTGGTGCGTGCTCTTTTGCGGAGGGACTTGTGTTTATGGTATGACGGCAGGCCAGGTCGGGGCCCTTTACCTGGGCGGTAGGTGTGCTCAACTTTGGCCACCTGAGGGGTGATGAGTTTGGTGGTGTGCTCCTTTCTGCTGCTGTCACGGTCTCGTTCCTGACGTTTCTCCATCTTCTCATAATAATTCtttatgaataaataaacagagTGTTAGACAGAAATAGAGAGTTAGACACGACACTCCTAAGACAAAGAGCTTGTGTGGTTCTGGGAGTTGCTGGGAAAATGCTGACTAGTCAGATGAGGTCCTAAGTGTGTGAGGatgggtgtgtgtacctggtagtAATAGTCGTCCAGGTAAGGGTCTGTGCTCTGCAGTTGCATCATCTGAATGCGGGCCACCCAGTCCTTCTCTTTCTGGGTCATAAGATTACTGTAGGGGTCTCTGCTTCTGCGGTCTCCCGCCCCTCTGCCCCCACTACGGTCACTGTGGGCCAGCAGACAAACATCAGGTCAGGGACAAGCGGAGCATTCTGTAGCTTTACTTTCACAGTACACAAGAGTAAAAAGACAAAGCTAAGCCATCTTAAATCAATATCACTAACTTAAAAACCTATTTAAATATGTATATTTCTTAtgcaggtctctctctctcatacacacacaccctctgctCTGCATTCTCTGGGTGAGCATCCTGCGGtgctgggggtggaggtgggtggtgttgtggcgAATGGGAGTGTGGTTAGGAGGCGGGATGTGTGGTGCGTGGGGGCCCACTCTAGGGGGAGGCTGCCCAAAAAATGGCCTAAAACCCACACTGCCGCCTGCCAAAATCGGGGGCGCCGGACCAGGACCTCTTGAGAAAGGACCCACCTGGGAAAGCAAAGGGGTGGAAAAAGATTCATCCTGAAACATTGACCCCTCGTGGGGGGAAGAATTTAATTATTGCATCTTTAAAAAGCCACTGATCTATGCTTCAAATGAAATGGGCCAAATATGATGAGGATACCTTTGTCGAATAAATTAAGCAAAAcaactacaacaacaacaaccttaCCTGAGAGTTGAGCAACTGGGCTCTCTGTATCTGAGACAGAACCGGCCCGACACCAGCAGGAAATGGAGGGCGACACAGAGGAGAGttctgagggaggtggagagggagagagagctcacacactg containing:
- the dnaja1 gene encoding dnaJ homolog subfamily A member 1, translating into MVKETGFYDLLGVKPSASPDELKKAYRKLALKYHPDKNPTEGEKFKQISQAYEVLSDAQKREVYDRGGEKAIKEGGNGGGGCGFSSPMDIFDMFFGGGGRMHRERRGKNVVHQLTVSLEDLYNGATRKLSVQKNVICGRCEGRGGRKGAVEVCPSCRGSGVQVRLHQLALGMVQQISTICGGCQGQGQRLHPRDRCKACSGRKILRQKKILEVHIDKGMKDGQKIVFHGEGDQEPGLEPGDIIIVLDQREHSVFTRQTGDLYMTMDLQLVESLCGFQKPIKTLDGRTLLITSHPGELIRPGDKKCVLNEGMPTYRRPFEKGRLIVLFSVVFPEANFLPLTKLKQLEQYLPDTREKDEPDSMDDDLYIYADLEDCDPAHERRRYHYVEEEEDFHPGGGVQCQTS
- the patl1 gene encoding protein PAT1 homolog 1; amino-acid sequence: MFRFQSFDDDCTLEEEGLVEEEDEIDQFNDDTFGAGAIDDDWLEEHARLAELDERVRDGPQGVVPDGSSPVARPPPAVNVPLPSSLPPPSSSSPPAPVLEEKGGGDLVESLARLILDSDPAIAGVGAAEPDRSRLPMAPPNQTLPSALMGMPSSLLSYQQQQHLLHRGTSSLQQMSSHSIWDSSVGFGPVSVTPGLVTHMEDSPLLSIIKEVGLPKRSPPVNREEGRDLSERVPPPRSSSPVIGSPPVRAVPIGTPPKQPMGHAINQQIHHPAAVHVRAPVQHRYPPPFPERLSPNTLLNIANSPLCRPPFPAGVGPVLSQIQRAQLLNSQVGPFSRGPGPAPPILAGGSVGFRPFFGQPPPRVGPHAPHIPPPNHTPIRHNTTHLHPQHRRMLTQRMQSRGDRSGGRGAGDRRSRDPYSNLMTQKEKDWVARIQMMQLQSTDPYLDDYYYQNYYEKMEKRQERDRDSSRKEHTTKLITPQVAKVEHTYRPVQFAGSLGKLTVSSVNNPRKMIDAVVTTRTDDEEKREKQVWNKRRQILHTVEKMYSLLLEVQDFEKKFLQTPEEQREALLEQHKTHTLQLYSSLREKEWDDRVSDEQCLMIMSVRKGKRLVSRLLPFLPPPQAAAVVMGIARNLPALAKKDKQDQVLCWLVEPVAAVIQSMSSSALTDLLQELQGSEGQFPRVLQNKFGVTLLYLILSEGERMQSSDPKCQLMDDNRWTELVFSVTRELLKVPSSSLSPPLFTPPNLLSLFSRYVDRQRLELLQEKLQITALSR